From one Montipora capricornis isolate CH-2021 chromosome 10, ASM3666992v2, whole genome shotgun sequence genomic stretch:
- the LOC138018948 gene encoding craniofacial development protein 1-like isoform X2 has product MIQTHDLFDAGAMFYQLSYEASQLGASQFCWAHVFPLRDLKPPEFFRKKGGIRLDDDGDKDDDSDSETNKRKKELEEEERMMKQQREEAAKKAKEQELWASFQKDTAFKPSSKPTSSKTVPSSSESKISITRTYDFAGEAIKVTKTVDLESKEAKSARTVEDVKKSEASPVVKPVGLSGIKRIGGLSSVLGQISKKPKMSTLEKSKLDWDTFKDQEGIQDELRNFNKDGYLEKQAFLQRTDERQFDIERDVRKGTRRK; this is encoded by the exons AT gattcaaacccatgacctctttgatgccggtgcaatgttctaccaactgagctatgaagccagtcAGTTGGGAGCAAGTCAgttttgttgggctcatgtgttcccgctAAGAGacttgaagccacctgaatttttcag AAAAAAAGGTGGCATAAGATTGGATGATGATGGAGACAAAGATGATGATAGTGACagtgaaacaaacaaaaggaaaaaagaattgGAAGAGGAAGAAAGGATGATGAAACAACAAAGAGAGGAAGCAGccaagaaagcaaaagaacaaGAATTGTGggcttcatttcaaaaagacacaGCATTTAAGCCATCTTCTAAACCAACATCATCTAAAACT GTTCCATCCAGTTCTGAGAGTAAAATTTCCATAACAAGAACCTATGATTTTGCTGGTGAAGCAATAAA agtTACAAAGACTGTAGATTTAGAGTCTAAAGAGGCCAAAAGTGCCAGAACGGTTGAAGACGTAAAGAAGAGTGAAGCATCACCAGTTGTGAAGCCAGTGGGGCTTAGTGG AATCAAGAGAATTGGAGGACTCAGTAGTGTTCTTGGGCAAATTTCAAAGAAACCCAAGATGAGTACTTTG GAGAAATCGAAACTCGACTGGGACACATTTAAAGACCAGGAAGGAATTCAGGATGAGCTCCGAAACTTTAACAAAGATGG TTATTTGGAAAAACAAGCATTTCTTCAAAGAACAGATGAAAGACAGTTTGATATTGAGAGAGACGTGCGCAAAGGAACAAGGAGAAAATGA
- the LOC138018948 gene encoding craniofacial development protein 1-like isoform X3: protein MSDSEHSDYSSEDDEDYLPDEHASEEDSEDEDSKTAANSTRVKKKGGIRLDDDGDKDDDSDSETNKRKKELEEEERMMKQQREEAAKKAKEQELWASFQKDTAFKPSSKPTSSKTVPSSSESKISITRTYDFAGEAIKVTKTVDLESKEAKSARTVEDVKKSEASPVVKPVGLSGIKRIGGLSSVLGQISKKPKMSTLEKSKLDWDTFKDQEGIQDELRNFNKDGYLEKQAFLQRTDERQFDIERDVRKGTRRK, encoded by the exons ATGTCGGACTCTGAACACAGCGATTACAGCAGTGAAGACGACGAGGATTACTTACCAG ATGAGCATGCAAGTGAAGAAGATAGTGAGGACGAGGACAGCAAAACAGCTGCAAACAGCACAAGAGTAAA AAAAAAAGGTGGCATAAGATTGGATGATGATGGAGACAAAGATGATGATAGTGACagtgaaacaaacaaaaggaaaaaagaattgGAAGAGGAAGAAAGGATGATGAAACAACAAAGAGAGGAAGCAGccaagaaagcaaaagaacaaGAATTGTGggcttcatttcaaaaagacacaGCATTTAAGCCATCTTCTAAACCAACATCATCTAAAACT GTTCCATCCAGTTCTGAGAGTAAAATTTCCATAACAAGAACCTATGATTTTGCTGGTGAAGCAATAAA agtTACAAAGACTGTAGATTTAGAGTCTAAAGAGGCCAAAAGTGCCAGAACGGTTGAAGACGTAAAGAAGAGTGAAGCATCACCAGTTGTGAAGCCAGTGGGGCTTAGTGG AATCAAGAGAATTGGAGGACTCAGTAGTGTTCTTGGGCAAATTTCAAAGAAACCCAAGATGAGTACTTTG GAGAAATCGAAACTCGACTGGGACACATTTAAAGACCAGGAAGGAATTCAGGATGAGCTCCGAAACTTTAACAAAGATGG TTATTTGGAAAAACAAGCATTTCTTCAAAGAACAGATGAAAGACAGTTTGATATTGAGAGAGACGTGCGCAAAGGAACAAGGAGAAAATGA
- the LOC138018948 gene encoding craniofacial development protein 1-like isoform X1 — protein sequence MSDSEHSDYSSEDDEDYLPDEHASEEDSEDEDSKTAANSTRVKIQTHDLFDAGAMFYQLSYEASQLGASQFCWAHVFPLRDLKPPEFFRKKGGIRLDDDGDKDDDSDSETNKRKKELEEEERMMKQQREEAAKKAKEQELWASFQKDTAFKPSSKPTSSKTVPSSSESKISITRTYDFAGEAIKVTKTVDLESKEAKSARTVEDVKKSEASPVVKPVGLSGIKRIGGLSSVLGQISKKPKMSTLEKSKLDWDTFKDQEGIQDELRNFNKDGYLEKQAFLQRTDERQFDIERDVRKGTRRK from the exons ATGTCGGACTCTGAACACAGCGATTACAGCAGTGAAGACGACGAGGATTACTTACCAG ATGAGCATGCAAGTGAAGAAGATAGTGAGGACGAGGACAGCAAAACAGCTGCAAACAGCACAAGAGTAAA gattcaaacccatgacctctttgatgccggtgcaatgttctaccaactgagctatgaagccagtcAGTTGGGAGCAAGTCAgttttgttgggctcatgtgttcccgctAAGAGacttgaagccacctgaatttttcag AAAAAAAGGTGGCATAAGATTGGATGATGATGGAGACAAAGATGATGATAGTGACagtgaaacaaacaaaaggaaaaaagaattgGAAGAGGAAGAAAGGATGATGAAACAACAAAGAGAGGAAGCAGccaagaaagcaaaagaacaaGAATTGTGggcttcatttcaaaaagacacaGCATTTAAGCCATCTTCTAAACCAACATCATCTAAAACT GTTCCATCCAGTTCTGAGAGTAAAATTTCCATAACAAGAACCTATGATTTTGCTGGTGAAGCAATAAA agtTACAAAGACTGTAGATTTAGAGTCTAAAGAGGCCAAAAGTGCCAGAACGGTTGAAGACGTAAAGAAGAGTGAAGCATCACCAGTTGTGAAGCCAGTGGGGCTTAGTGG AATCAAGAGAATTGGAGGACTCAGTAGTGTTCTTGGGCAAATTTCAAAGAAACCCAAGATGAGTACTTTG GAGAAATCGAAACTCGACTGGGACACATTTAAAGACCAGGAAGGAATTCAGGATGAGCTCCGAAACTTTAACAAAGATGG TTATTTGGAAAAACAAGCATTTCTTCAAAGAACAGATGAAAGACAGTTTGATATTGAGAGAGACGTGCGCAAAGGAACAAGGAGAAAATGA